The proteins below are encoded in one region of Paeniglutamicibacter cryotolerans:
- the istA gene encoding IS21 family transposase produces the protein MADYRHIMALLVQGHSYRQVQGRAGCSHRTIAKASRVLADQKLTTREQIDALTDEDLDRLFDDGRKAVSGEFVPVNVEAVVKARIGRKKPPLKVLWARYLDTAHTDSARFYGYERFCQIIAEHVKVNDLTSPLSHEPGHTMQVDWAGTKMQLTDPITQETTKVSLFVASLPYSGMIFAYGSLDEKLPAWCQLHRKAFEYFEGVSQLVIPDNASTASNQISRYEKARDVNQSYEAFLEYYQTAAVPTGAYKPQEKGNVEAGVKVSTNWIIHYLQGRRFAGLDELNEAVAEQVEMINDRTPFRGENRSRRDWFQDAERHELIGLPAEPWQQVYWRKAKVSRDWHVQVDTVKYSVPHQLAGQILDVRIVGEQVTVLAGGLVVASHRRGAQRHSYVTDPEHAPHGYEDISLLWTRAYFIRQATKVGPYTVQALARLLDRKKIEAQGYRSCMNILALGKGNNRALLEQACHDLCVQDERNPVSYTALKHRITALRAAYAGRPGVSAPASPQSGAGPVTAGARDTSSAHLGGISQFSLEALRSTAATEETKEEDHA, from the coding sequence ATGGCTGACTACAGACACATCATGGCCCTGCTGGTGCAGGGCCATTCGTACCGACAGGTCCAAGGCAGGGCAGGCTGCTCGCACCGCACGATCGCCAAGGCCAGCCGGGTCCTTGCCGATCAAAAGCTGACCACCCGTGAGCAGATCGACGCGCTCACCGATGAGGACCTCGACCGGCTGTTCGACGACGGCCGCAAGGCCGTGAGCGGTGAGTTCGTCCCCGTCAATGTCGAGGCCGTGGTGAAGGCACGCATCGGTCGGAAGAAGCCACCGTTGAAAGTCTTGTGGGCCCGCTACCTGGACACCGCGCACACAGACTCCGCCCGGTTTTACGGCTATGAGCGGTTCTGCCAGATTATTGCCGAGCACGTCAAGGTCAACGACCTGACCAGCCCGCTGTCCCACGAACCCGGACACACGATGCAGGTCGACTGGGCCGGCACCAAGATGCAGCTGACCGATCCGATCACCCAGGAAACCACGAAGGTCTCGCTCTTCGTGGCGTCCTTACCGTATTCGGGAATGATCTTCGCCTACGGGTCCCTGGATGAGAAGCTTCCCGCCTGGTGCCAGCTGCACCGGAAGGCCTTTGAATACTTTGAGGGTGTCAGCCAGCTGGTCATTCCCGATAACGCCTCGACCGCATCGAACCAGATCAGCCGGTATGAAAAGGCCCGGGATGTGAACCAATCCTATGAGGCCTTCCTTGAGTACTATCAAACCGCGGCAGTCCCGACCGGCGCGTATAAGCCGCAGGAGAAAGGCAACGTCGAGGCGGGGGTTAAGGTCTCGACCAATTGGATCATCCACTACCTGCAGGGGCGGCGTTTCGCGGGTCTGGATGAGCTGAACGAGGCCGTGGCCGAACAGGTGGAGATGATCAATGACCGCACGCCCTTTCGCGGGGAGAACCGCTCCCGACGCGATTGGTTCCAGGATGCTGAACGCCACGAACTCATCGGCCTCCCGGCCGAGCCGTGGCAGCAGGTTTACTGGCGCAAGGCGAAAGTCTCCAGGGACTGGCACGTGCAGGTCGACACGGTTAAATATTCGGTTCCGCACCAGCTCGCCGGGCAGATCCTGGACGTGCGGATCGTGGGTGAGCAGGTCACCGTGCTTGCCGGTGGGCTCGTGGTTGCTTCGCACCGGCGTGGTGCGCAGCGTCATTCCTACGTCACCGATCCCGAACATGCGCCGCACGGGTATGAGGACATCTCACTGCTCTGGACCCGTGCCTATTTCATCCGGCAAGCAACAAAGGTCGGCCCCTACACGGTTCAGGCGCTGGCTCGGTTGCTGGATCGGAAAAAGATCGAAGCGCAGGGCTACCGCTCCTGCATGAACATCCTGGCACTGGGCAAGGGCAACAACCGCGCCCTGCTGGAGCAGGCCTGCCATGACCTCTGCGTGCAAGACGAGCGGAACCCTGTCAGTTATACCGCGCTCAAACATCGCATCACCGCCCTGCGGGCGGCCTACGCCGGGCGTCCGGGCGTGAGCGCACCGGCATCGCCGCAGTCCGGCGCGGGGCCGGTGACCGCGGGTGCCAGGGATACCAGCAGCGCCCATCTGGGCGGGATCTCGCAGTTCAGTCTCGAGGCCTTGAGAAGCACCGCCGCAACCGAGGAAACGAAGGAGGAGGACCATGCTTGA